DNA from Corynebacterium aurimucosum ATCC 700975:
AGCGCGTATCGGTGGAACTAGTTGCTTCTCCGAATCTGATTAAAACACGCCATGACATCGAGGTATCAGGCTCCGCCGGCGCTTTCTCTCTGGTTAGCGAATCTTCTCCACATCCAGTGAATCCCAAAACCTCTGCCATTACGGCGTTGTCGGTTGCGCACACTTTGAGGCAGGCGGTGGGCTCGCTTCAGTAGCGGAGGGCTCTGCCCTACAGGGTGGAGTACTACGTCACGACAGTCACCGTAAATAAGCCCCGAAATCTTTGCAGATTCGGGGCTCTAATTACCGTGAATGACGTTCGTGGTCAGCGGGGCTAGCGGTTGAGGCTCCTGATAACAACAACCAGAGCAACGACGAGGCCGAAGAGGACGAGGAGCCCGAGCCCTACCAAGAGGAAGGGGAATCCGGAGAAGAGTGAGGAGTCATCGTCTTCTTGCGCGCGGTTCTCCGTGTCTTCTTTAGCGTCTTTTTCCGCTGGTGCAGAGGGCTTCTCAGTCTCAAGTTTGACTGGTGCGAAGGTCGGCTCCGGAACGGGATCCCCCACGGCGTCCGCCACGAGGTCATAGGTCAGCACGGGAAGCTGCGTGTTTTCGTCGATTTCTTGGTCGGTGAGGAGCTTCTCGTAGTTGACGGCGATGTATTGCTCGCCGCCCTGCCATACCTTTTCAATTCCTAGACCTCCCGCACCATCGTTGTGTGAGCCACCGTAACGATTAGAGAAGAGGATGGGAGCTGGGTAGCTGAAATCGATCTTGCTGTCCTTTTGAATGGTTGCGTGGGAACCCTCAACGTCAATTTGTGCACGGGCTTTGTTGTACGCGGTAACGATCAGGGCGTCACCCGGTCCATTGTTGTCAAAGTCATCGGCTTCTTCGACCATGGCGATGTTGCCAGCAAGCTGTTGCCCATGTTCGACAGGCATCCGGTAAAAGTGCGTCTCACCGGGGACAATTTGTGCGCGCACCGGCTGCTGCGGGGTGAGCTCAGCTGCGTCGGTGAACCACGTTCCGGGAGTAATCTCGGTGGGGTCACCGGAAGCCGTGACGGTGTCTGGTTCGGTCTTTTCTTCGGCCGGATCTGGTTGTCCGTCCATATCCGGCTCACCGAAGCGGGTAATGGTCACTTCCACCCCGAGCTCTTCATCTTGCTTCCAGTCACCTTTTCGCTGAATCGAAAAAGCGAGCTGATCGGAGTCGCACCCCTCTTCACCACCTTGGGTGCTGTACAAGGTTGCGGTCTGGTACTGGTTCACTGAGGTATCAGTGGCGGAAGCGGAGTCGAGTTCACAGGATAGTTCAGCTGCATCAATACCTAAGTGGAATGATCCGCCTTTTCGGAAATTATTGATGCTGGGAGTCTGCGTGGTGGTAGCGCTGATCACCACACGCTCGCCTTCAGCAATGGGGGTGGTGAAGAATGTCTCGGATTCAGCCGAGTGGCCTTTACCTTCCGTCGGCAGAAGAGTGGTGGAGAAGGCCTCTATGTCACGGTCTACCTTGGCGGGGGAACCCTCGGTTTTGCCGCCTTCGATCTCCTCTAGGTTGGACTCGTAGGCGTTGAAGGTGCGCGGGGCCGCACGGTTCAGCTCCTTGGCCAAGCTATCGGCGTCGGAGGCGTTGGCGTAGGTGCCGCCGGTGGCGTCGGCAATGCACTGCAGTTCCTGCTGAGCCTCGGGCTCAACGTTGAAGCCGACGGTGTTGATGACTAGGTCGATGCCCTGCTCCTTCAGCTCCTTCGCCACATCGCAGACTGGTGGCGGGGTACAGGTGGCAACGCCATCCGAGACCAAGATGATGCTGCGCTGGCCTTCTTTGGGGAGTTCTGCCGCGGCCTTGCGCAGGGACTCGCCGATGGGCGTAAAGCCGCGCGGTTGCAGGCCGTCCATGTGGGCGATCATCTTCTCAGAGTTGCCGGCCTCGGGTGGTGTGACCACGGTGATGTCCTGGCAGCCGGCCGCCTCATCTTCAGGGGCCTCGCCGGTGTTGCCGCCGTAGGTGACAAGCCCCAGAGGGGCGTCGTCACCAGCCTCCGTGATGAAGGTGCGGGCGGCATCTTTGGCGGCATCAATGCGGGTCTGCCCGCCGGCGTCGTTGGTGATCATCGAGCCGGAGGAATCGAAAACCACCATGGTTGGGGCCATGGTGCTGGAAGAGGAACTGGGGGCGTTCGTCTCTTCTTCAGCAGAGGCTACCGGAAGGAGACCTGATACAACGGCAAGAGCGGTTGTTCCAAGAACAGCGATCAACGCCGTTAACAGAGGCGTTAGAGAGAAGCGTGACGTGTTTTCCATGTGAGCCAAGCTACATTGAACGCCTGCATGCCGCTTGCCATCGGAAAGGCGGTGGGGAATATCCCCCGAGCTACCTGCATGATTCTTCTTTAAAATCGCCCCCATGACAGCAGAAGACGACTTTTATGCCCTGAAGTATTCCTTCGACAGTGTCTTCACGCGCCCGATCATCGACTTTGCGGAAAGCGCCCGCCCAGATTCGCCTACCACCTCCAAGCTGTGCGGAACCCCGTACCTGCCAGAGCACGCGCCGTACCCCGAGTACGACGACGAGCCCATGTGCTTTATTGCCCAGTTCAATTTCGCTGAGTTTGAACCGCTTCCCGGTTTCCCTACCTCCGGCCTCCTTCAGCTTTTCGTACCCGGTGAGTACGGATGGGGAATGGAACTCTGTAACAAGTATGTGGCGACAGGTGAACGCACTTCCACGCCCTTCGCTCGATACCTTGAAGACATCTCCGCCCCACACGTAGGCGAGGTGCCGGAGGAAGTAGAGGATTCAGGAGAGCACCCAGCGGAGGAACCGCTGGAGGCTACGACTATCGACGGGAAGCTGAGCGAGCTGAGCGTTACCGAAAACGCGCACGAGTTCGGCCGCACCGCCTTTTGGAACAACGACCTTAGGGCTCTCCTGCGGCGCGGCGAGGACCTGGTGGATGTTCACACATACGGCTGGGACATTATCACGCGGCGCGTTATCGACGGGGAAACCACAATCGAAGTGACGAAGCTCCCCGGCGATACTAAGGACGGCCAGAAGGAATTGTTCGATGAGATTGTGGCCCGCGTTGAAGCCGAGGGGTTCAGCGTTGATCCCACCGCTGAGGAATCAGAGGAGCGCGTAAACCTCGAGGACGGGCAGTGCGAGGTTCGCCTCGGCGGCTACGCTACCTACTGGAACCCCAGCAAACTTCCTATTAGCGATGAACACATCGCACTCGCGACGGTGGATAATGGTGGCACATTCGAATGGGGTGATGGAGGAATCGGAAACTTCTACATCCACCCCGAGGATCTCGCCGCACGTAACTTCGACAAGGTTCTCTTCGACTGGGACTGCGGCTAAAGCGGCTGCCATCCCTATCGCTCATCCAGCGCCCGCAGATAAAACCACCGGATCAGTGCGCGCCGGGGAATATCGAGCAGCGGGCGCAGGAAGGTTAGGTGGGCGGGCTGGGAGGAGGCGTCGACAAGCAGCAGCGTGCGCCCATCCCGCAGGCGCTCCAGCGTAAAGGTTTCCTCGCCGCGCTCGATATGGCCGGGTAGGGTGCCGTAGGTAAAACCGCAGCGTCCCTCCTCGTGGAACACATCCACCACTCGGCAGCGAAACTCCCACGGCCCCAACCCGAGGCCGACCTCCGCGCCTTCTTCCACCGTGGCGTGGCTCGGGCGAACCCGAAAAAGACCGCTGCGCTGCAGGCCCCAGCGGAACAGTTTGTCTGCGGCAATATCGAAATCGGCGTCTATGACACGGGACATGTGTAGCTGCGGGAACCCTTCGGCGGAGGAATAGGACAGTGGCTCAGGCATGGGGCTTAGCCTAGTCAAACGGCCCTTAGATGATGCTTGAGAAGAGTAAAATAGGGTGTATGCAGGAGAAACAGCAACGCCTTATCGTTCCAGACTTAGCGCGTGGCACGGCGCTGTTGGGGATTGCCATGGCGAATGCTGTGCAGAGCTGGGTAGTCAATGATTGGTCGATAGGTCCCAGCTCCACCGTGGGCGGTGTGCGCCCCGGCAGCACTTTAGACATTTTCTCCGCGGTATTTACGGCCATGTTTGTACGTGTGCGAGGTCTGCCGATGTTCTGCATGCTGTTGGGATTCGGCATTGGTCTCATTGCTGCTAGTTTGCAGCGTAAGGGCTACACCATTAAAGAATCGCGGCGCGTACTCATCCGCCGCTACGGGCTGCTGGCGGTCTTTGGTCTGGCACATGGCTTCGTGCTTTTCGACGGGGACATCATGCTGGTCTATGGCCTCATGGGCATCGCTCTGGCGTGGTGTTTTACGCTCTCGACGCGCACTCTGCGGCGCATTGCCTACTGGTTCTTTGGCGGCTATGCGGCTTTCGCCGGTTCGGGTGCATTGGGAGCCTATTTTGGTTACTTCAATCCTCTGCCCAGTTCGTGGCCGATGACCGGTGACCTTGTCACCTTCGGCGACTACTTTGCCCGCAACCTGCGCGGTGAGGTTGCTGCCTTGGGGCAGGTCCCCATCGTCTTCGTGGGGCTAGTAGGCGCTTTTCTCATCGGGTACGTCTGGGCGCGGGAGGGCGTGCTGGCCAACGTTTCTGCACACCGCCGCACTCTCATCACCTGGGTTGTCATCGCAGGCGCGGTCATCGTCTTTGTGGGGCTTCCGTGGGGTCTTACTGCCGCTGGCGTTTTACCAATTGAACTGGAACCAGTGTTCTTTATGCTGAACCAGGC
Protein-coding regions in this window:
- a CDS encoding vWA domain-containing protein gives rise to the protein MVVFDSSGSMITNDAGGQTRIDAAKDAARTFITEAGDDAPLGLVTYGGNTGEAPEDEAAGCQDITVVTPPEAGNSEKMIAHMDGLQPRGFTPIGESLRKAAAELPKEGQRSIILVSDGVATCTPPPVCDVAKELKEQGIDLVINTVGFNVEPEAQQELQCIADATGGTYANASDADSLAKELNRAAPRTFNAYESNLEEIEGGKTEGSPAKVDRDIEAFSTTLLPTEGKGHSAESETFFTTPIAEGERVVISATTTQTPSINNFRKGGSFHLGIDAAELSCELDSASATDTSVNQYQTATLYSTQGGEEGCDSDQLAFSIQRKGDWKQDEELGVEVTITRFGEPDMDGQPDPAEEKTEPDTVTASGDPTEITPGTWFTDAAELTPQQPVRAQIVPGETHFYRMPVEHGQQLAGNIAMVEEADDFDNNGPGDALIVTAYNKARAQIDVEGSHATIQKDSKIDFSYPAPILFSNRYGGSHNDGAGGLGIEKVWQGGEQYIAVNYEKLLTDQEIDENTQLPVLTYDLVADAVGDPVPEPTFAPVKLETEKPSAPAEKDAKEDTENRAQEDDDSSLFSGFPFLLVGLGLLVLFGLVVALVVVIRSLNR
- a CDS encoding YwqG family protein, with protein sequence MTAEDDFYALKYSFDSVFTRPIIDFAESARPDSPTTSKLCGTPYLPEHAPYPEYDDEPMCFIAQFNFAEFEPLPGFPTSGLLQLFVPGEYGWGMELCNKYVATGERTSTPFARYLEDISAPHVGEVPEEVEDSGEHPAEEPLEATTIDGKLSELSVTENAHEFGRTAFWNNDLRALLRRGEDLVDVHTYGWDIITRRVIDGETTIEVTKLPGDTKDGQKELFDEIVARVEAEGFSVDPTAEESEERVNLEDGQCEVRLGGYATYWNPSKLPISDEHIALATVDNGGTFEWGDGGIGNFYIHPEDLAARNFDKVLFDWDCG
- a CDS encoding DUF1990 family protein, whose amino-acid sequence is MPEPLSYSSAEGFPQLHMSRVIDADFDIAADKLFRWGLQRSGLFRVRPSHATVEEGAEVGLGLGPWEFRCRVVDVFHEEGRCGFTYGTLPGHIERGEETFTLERLRDGRTLLLVDASSQPAHLTFLRPLLDIPRRALIRWFYLRALDER
- a CDS encoding DUF418 domain-containing protein; translated protein: MQEKQQRLIVPDLARGTALLGIAMANAVQSWVVNDWSIGPSSTVGGVRPGSTLDIFSAVFTAMFVRVRGLPMFCMLLGFGIGLIAASLQRKGYTIKESRRVLIRRYGLLAVFGLAHGFVLFDGDIMLVYGLMGIALAWCFTLSTRTLRRIAYWFFGGYAAFAGSGALGAYFGYFNPLPSSWPMTGDLVTFGDYFARNLRGEVAALGQVPIVFVGLVGAFLIGYVWAREGVLANVSAHRRTLITWVVIAGAVIVFVGLPWGLTAAGVLPIELEPVFFMLNQACGFLTGPGILAILALLTEKLNNRVPRWAYAFVALGKRSMSGYIAQSVLFIVLVTPAGFGLGADASVSGKLGIGLLVFVLTLLLAALLEAWGKPGPFEWAHRRLAYGPTGRIEPKSAPAPA